The following coding sequences are from one Wenzhouxiangella sp. AB-CW3 window:
- a CDS encoding TlpA family protein disulfide reductase, whose translation MHILDQGISIGPLGFSLGTLLFLVAASLALAAGAWLGRRRELPVNNALFNLMFVSLVAARVVFVLRYWGSFGGPLDMIDIRDRGFDPLGGLVAAAMVLAWMAWRERRQLLPVLMAGSTGLLAWGSAVGIAILVTGEVERLPEINAMSLAGEPVSLAALGPEQGRPLVLNVWATWCPPCRREMPVLEEAQRAHSDIAIVLLNQGEDHASVDYFLHTQGLELDYVLLDRDNLFSPLAGVRALPTTLFYDASGRLRRQHVGELSGATLSRHIEGLERWQVPIESDSRSAGHQPRSVN comes from the coding sequence ATGCATATCCTTGACCAAGGCATCTCCATTGGTCCGCTGGGTTTCAGCCTCGGCACCCTGCTGTTCCTGGTTGCGGCCAGCCTCGCGCTGGCTGCCGGAGCCTGGTTGGGTCGTCGCCGTGAGCTACCGGTCAACAACGCCTTGTTCAACCTGATGTTCGTCAGCCTGGTCGCCGCCCGAGTCGTATTCGTGCTGCGTTACTGGGGCAGCTTTGGCGGCCCGCTTGACATGATCGACATCCGCGACCGGGGCTTTGATCCCTTGGGCGGCCTCGTGGCCGCCGCCATGGTGCTGGCCTGGATGGCGTGGCGCGAGCGCAGGCAGCTTTTGCCAGTGCTGATGGCCGGCAGCACGGGGCTGCTCGCGTGGGGCTCGGCCGTGGGCATCGCGATTTTGGTAACAGGCGAAGTGGAACGGCTACCGGAAATCAATGCGATGAGCCTGGCCGGCGAACCGGTCAGCCTGGCGGCCCTGGGTCCGGAACAGGGCCGCCCGCTGGTCCTAAACGTCTGGGCTACGTGGTGCCCACCCTGTCGACGCGAAATGCCGGTCCTCGAAGAAGCGCAGCGTGCGCATTCCGACATTGCCATTGTCCTGCTCAATCAGGGCGAGGACCACGCCTCGGTGGACTATTTCCTGCACACCCAGGGACTGGAACTCGATTATGTGTTGCTCGATCGTGACAACCTCTTCTCACCGCTGGCGGGTGTGCGTGCACTGCCCACGACGCTGTTCTACGACGCCTCCGGTCGGCTCAGACGCCAGCACGTTGGCGAGCTGTCAGGCGCCACGCTCAGCCGCCACATCGAGGGGCTCGAACGCTGGCAAGTTCCCATAGAGTCTGATTCCCGTTCAGCCGGACATCAGCCTCGGTCAGTGAATTAG
- a CDS encoding DUF1302 family protein, translated as MRRYRLGLPVLLLFWAGTVSAQDFFEKIEAEPARSDSESSRIWGFSGRLTQRFHYALADPPDAFPFRRDGAGMASRRHDLQLEARYRPSSDVSVQLAARASHDAELQDTTRLEVDQSYVEWGITPSLNIKTGRQRVSLGESSFFQLADRINPVDERVFGLAELRETLVPVAATRLSHYQARSGLDVVVLHEFRSNRYDEPHGDFDPYIGQRGLPDPLHPGQFHPSQFHPDQIDKERPDISLSNPDLAARLFWSRPWGDIGLFASRLHSRLAVPAHQPEGRLVLDYSRATILGASVNRVFGDWLLKSEYAFSDDASHHAVRDGQAHELMVGGRYTGISNLTLDIELLGSRISPSGASGSEGASNIRAAASIEYEMLNDDLVASLAYQYWTSGSGSMIRMRLDYAVRDELGVFAGFIRYGAGSEEAMLWPYRDNDRVFAGLSLSF; from the coding sequence ATGAGACGCTATCGACTCGGCCTGCCCGTGCTGCTGTTGTTCTGGGCCGGTACGGTGTCAGCCCAGGACTTCTTCGAGAAAATCGAGGCCGAGCCGGCCCGATCCGACTCGGAGTCCAGCCGGATCTGGGGCTTTTCGGGCAGGCTCACACAGCGCTTTCACTATGCGCTGGCCGATCCCCCCGATGCCTTCCCGTTTCGTCGGGATGGGGCGGGAATGGCTTCACGTCGTCACGATCTGCAACTGGAGGCGAGGTATCGCCCGAGCAGCGATGTGAGCGTTCAGCTTGCCGCTCGGGCCAGTCATGATGCCGAGTTGCAGGACACCACCCGTCTGGAAGTGGATCAGAGCTATGTCGAGTGGGGCATCACGCCTTCGTTGAATATCAAGACCGGGCGGCAGCGGGTTTCCCTGGGCGAGTCTTCCTTCTTTCAGTTGGCCGATCGGATCAATCCGGTGGATGAGCGCGTGTTCGGACTGGCCGAGTTGCGCGAGACCCTGGTGCCCGTGGCGGCAACACGACTCAGCCACTACCAGGCCCGTAGCGGGCTTGATGTGGTCGTTCTGCATGAGTTCCGGTCCAATCGCTACGATGAACCGCACGGTGATTTCGATCCCTATATCGGGCAGCGTGGGCTACCCGATCCACTTCATCCCGGTCAATTTCACCCCAGTCAATTTCACCCCGATCAGATTGACAAAGAACGGCCCGATATCAGTCTCTCGAATCCCGATCTGGCCGCCCGACTGTTCTGGTCTCGCCCGTGGGGAGACATCGGGCTGTTCGCTTCCCGCCTGCACAGCCGGCTCGCCGTGCCGGCCCATCAGCCAGAAGGCCGGCTGGTACTGGACTATTCACGGGCTACCATTCTGGGCGCCAGTGTCAATCGGGTATTTGGCGACTGGCTCCTGAAATCGGAGTATGCATTCAGTGATGATGCCAGCCATCATGCCGTTCGCGACGGGCAGGCCCATGAGCTGATGGTGGGTGGACGCTATACCGGCATCTCGAACCTGACCCTGGATATTGAACTGCTGGGCTCGCGCATCAGCCCATCCGGTGCATCCGGATCAGAAGGCGCCTCAAACATCAGGGCAGCAGCAAGTATCGAGTACGAGATGCTCAATGACGATCTTGTGGCGAGTCTCGCCTACCAGTACTGGACATCGGGTTCGGGTTCAATGATCCGGATGAGACTCGATTATGCAGTACGCGATGAGCTGGGGGTCTTTGCCGGATTCATTCGGTATGGCGCCGGCTCGGAAGAGGCCATGCTATGGCCATACCGAGATAACGATCGCGTGTTTGCAGGGCTTTCGCTGAGTTTCTGA